A region from the Arthrobacter gengyunqii genome encodes:
- the purU gene encoding formyltetrahydrofolate deformylase, with amino-acid sequence MTDSSAAPAFTLTLSCPDQPGIVHAVSGGLVAAGGNITESQQYGSPETGSFFMRVDFTAPGTHAQVREALVPVAAAFGMDWELHPAGAPVRTLIMVSKSGHCLNDLLFRQRAGTLHIDVPAIVSNHKDLAELAAFYGIPFHHIPVAPDSKEDAENQLRVLMQDLNIELVVLARYMQILSNELCQDLSGRAINIHHSFLPSFKGARPYHQAHARGVKLIGATAHYVTSDLDEGPIIEQEVIRVDHSRSASQLAALGSDVEGRTLSKAVQWHAEHRVLLDGKRTIVFN; translated from the coding sequence GTGACTGATTCTTCCGCCGCCCCCGCGTTTACGCTCACCCTGTCCTGCCCCGACCAGCCGGGCATCGTCCATGCCGTCTCCGGCGGCCTGGTGGCTGCCGGGGGAAACATCACGGAATCCCAGCAGTACGGCAGCCCGGAAACAGGGTCGTTCTTCATGCGCGTGGATTTCACGGCTCCCGGCACCCACGCCCAGGTGCGGGAAGCACTCGTCCCGGTGGCCGCCGCCTTCGGAATGGACTGGGAACTGCATCCTGCCGGTGCCCCGGTGCGCACGCTCATCATGGTGTCCAAGTCGGGCCACTGCCTGAACGATCTGCTCTTTCGGCAGCGCGCCGGCACGCTGCACATCGACGTCCCCGCCATTGTCTCCAACCACAAGGACCTGGCGGAGCTGGCGGCGTTCTACGGCATCCCGTTCCACCACATTCCGGTGGCGCCGGACAGCAAGGAGGACGCGGAGAACCAACTGCGGGTCCTGATGCAGGATCTGAACATTGAACTGGTGGTGCTGGCCCGCTACATGCAGATCCTCAGCAACGAGCTGTGCCAAGACCTGTCCGGGCGCGCCATCAACATCCACCATTCCTTCCTGCCTTCCTTCAAGGGCGCCCGCCCGTACCACCAGGCCCATGCCCGGGGCGTGAAGCTCATCGGCGCGACGGCCCACTACGTCACCTCCGACCTCGACGAGGGTCCCATCATCGAACAGGAAGTCATCCGCGTGGATCACTCCCGTTCCGCTTCACAGTTGGCCGCGCTGGGCAGCGACGTCGAAGGACGCACCCTGTCCAAGGCCGTGCAGTGGCACGCCGAGCACCGGGTGCTGCTGGATGGAAAGCGCACCATCGTCTTTAACTAG
- the glyA gene encoding serine hydroxymethyltransferase: MRLSTQPVTDAKLSDVDPEIAAVLNDELARQRGTLEMIASENFAPRSVLEAQGSVLTNKYAEGYPGRRYYGGCEHVDVAENLAIDRAKALFGAEFANVQPHSGAQANAAALSALLQPGDKLMGLNLAHGGHLTHGMKLNFSGKLYEVAAYGVDEQTYRVDMDKVREQALAERPQVLVAGWSAYPRQLDFDAFRSIADEAGAYLWTDMAHFAGLVAAGLHPNPVPASDVVTSTVHKTLAGPRSGMILAKEQYGKKLNSSVFPGQQGGPLMHVIAAKAVAYKIAGSEEFRERQERVLEGARIIADRLNAPDVAEHGVSVLTGGTDVHLILVDLRHSALDGKQAEDLLHSVGITVNRNSVPFDPRPPMVTSGLRIGTPALATRGFGAKEFTEVGEIIAAALKPAPDVDALRARVAALADNFPLYPGQEDW, from the coding sequence GTGAGACTATCCACCCAGCCCGTCACGGACGCAAAGCTGTCCGACGTGGACCCGGAAATCGCCGCTGTCCTGAACGATGAACTGGCACGCCAGCGCGGCACGCTGGAAATGATCGCGTCAGAGAACTTCGCGCCGCGGTCCGTCCTCGAAGCCCAGGGTTCCGTCCTGACCAACAAGTACGCTGAGGGATATCCCGGGCGCCGGTATTACGGCGGCTGTGAGCACGTGGATGTGGCGGAAAACCTTGCCATTGACCGGGCAAAGGCCCTGTTCGGAGCAGAATTCGCCAACGTCCAGCCGCATTCCGGGGCGCAGGCCAACGCGGCCGCCCTCTCCGCGCTGCTTCAGCCCGGAGACAAACTCATGGGCCTGAACCTGGCCCACGGCGGACACCTTACCCACGGCATGAAGCTGAACTTCTCCGGCAAGCTCTACGAAGTGGCAGCCTACGGCGTGGATGAGCAGACGTACCGGGTGGATATGGACAAGGTCCGGGAGCAGGCTCTCGCCGAGCGGCCGCAGGTCCTCGTCGCCGGCTGGTCCGCTTACCCCCGCCAACTGGACTTTGACGCCTTCCGCTCCATCGCCGATGAGGCGGGAGCCTACCTCTGGACAGACATGGCACACTTCGCCGGGTTGGTGGCTGCCGGGCTGCATCCCAACCCGGTGCCCGCGTCCGACGTCGTCACCTCCACCGTGCACAAGACCCTCGCCGGCCCGCGGTCGGGAATGATCCTGGCCAAGGAGCAGTACGGCAAGAAGCTGAACTCCAGTGTTTTCCCGGGCCAGCAGGGCGGGCCGCTGATGCATGTCATCGCCGCCAAGGCCGTGGCGTACAAGATCGCCGGCTCGGAGGAATTCCGCGAACGTCAGGAACGCGTGCTGGAAGGTGCGCGGATCATCGCGGACCGGCTGAACGCGCCCGACGTCGCGGAGCACGGCGTCTCGGTCCTCACCGGCGGCACCGACGTCCACCTGATCCTGGTGGACCTGCGCCACTCGGCCCTGGACGGCAAGCAGGCCGAGGACCTGCTGCACTCAGTGGGCATCACGGTGAACCGCAACTCCGTGCCGTTTGATCCCCGCCCGCCAATGGTCACCTCCGGCCTGCGGATCGGCACACCGGCACTGGCCACCCGCGGCTTCGGCGCCAAGGAGTTTACTGAGGTGGGCGAAATCATCGCCGCGGCGTTGAAGCCGGCACCCGACGTCGACGCGCTGCGGGCGCGGGTTGCCGCGCTCGCCGACAATTTCCCGCTGTATCCCGGACAGGAAGACTGGTAA
- a CDS encoding ABC transporter ATP-binding protein, producing MPQITSAPTVPKTASSTVISARNLRKTYGDFNAVDGISFDVPAGESFGLLGPNGAGKSTTMKMIGGVSSRTSGDLTVMGLDPDRFGPEVRAHLGVVPQQDNLDEDLRVRENLLAYGRYFGLPKSYLGPKADELLEFAQLTDKAKDRIESLSGGMKRRLTIARSLINDPKILLLDEPTTGLDPQARHILWDRLFRLKEAGVTLILTTHYMDEAEQLCDRLVVVDKGKIMAEGSPAALIREHSTREVLELRFGSDRNTTVAGELQGIGSRIETLPDRVLIYADDGEAALEAVSSRGLHPITSLVRRSSLEDVFLRLTGRSLID from the coding sequence GTGCCGCAGATCACATCAGCCCCGACTGTCCCCAAGACCGCCTCTTCCACCGTCATTTCGGCCCGGAACCTCCGCAAGACCTACGGCGATTTTAATGCCGTGGACGGCATCAGCTTTGACGTCCCTGCGGGGGAGTCCTTTGGGCTTCTCGGCCCCAACGGTGCCGGCAAGTCCACCACCATGAAAATGATCGGCGGCGTGTCATCGCGCACCTCCGGGGACCTCACCGTAATGGGGTTGGACCCGGACCGGTTCGGGCCCGAGGTGCGCGCCCACCTGGGGGTGGTGCCGCAGCAGGACAACCTCGATGAAGACCTTCGCGTGCGCGAGAACCTCCTGGCCTACGGCCGCTACTTCGGCCTGCCCAAGAGTTACCTGGGTCCCAAGGCTGACGAGTTGCTGGAATTCGCCCAGCTGACGGACAAGGCCAAGGACCGGATTGAATCCCTCTCCGGCGGCATGAAGCGGCGGCTGACCATCGCCCGGTCACTGATTAATGATCCCAAGATCCTCCTGCTGGATGAGCCCACCACCGGGCTTGACCCGCAGGCGCGCCATATCCTCTGGGACAGGCTGTTCCGGCTCAAGGAAGCCGGGGTCACGCTGATCCTGACCACCCATTACATGGACGAGGCGGAACAGCTCTGCGACCGCCTGGTGGTGGTGGACAAGGGAAAAATCATGGCAGAAGGATCTCCTGCAGCCCTGATCCGAGAGCACTCCACGAGGGAAGTTCTGGAACTGCGCTTTGGCTCCGATCGCAACACCACGGTGGCAGGCGAACTGCAGGGAATCGGCAGCCGGATCGAAACCCTTCCGGACCGCGTCCTCATTTACGCCGACGACGGCGAGGCCGCCCTGGAAGCGGTCAGCTCCCGCGGGCTGCATCCCATCACTTCGCTGGTGCGCCGCTCATCCCTGGAAGACGTGTTCCTCCGGCTGACCGGTAGGAGCCTCATTGACTGA
- a CDS encoding DUF3618 domain-containing protein, whose protein sequence is MSENPDAIRADIEETRRRLGTNVDAVADKVTPSHIVQRQTDKVKDAVFGVKDKVMGAADQMTDKVHSGTGTATDGVGRAGLAVGDAPHKLADKAQGNPIAAGLIAFGAGLLAASLIPASEKERVAADNIKTAAEPLTNQVADAAKNVAQGLKEPAQEAMDNVRATATEAAQNVQQEGQSAAEDVKGRATDAKDNVRGA, encoded by the coding sequence ATGAGCGAAAATCCCGACGCAATACGTGCAGACATTGAAGAGACCCGCCGCCGGCTCGGAACCAACGTGGATGCCGTGGCCGACAAGGTGACCCCGTCCCACATCGTCCAGCGGCAGACGGACAAGGTGAAGGACGCGGTGTTCGGCGTGAAGGACAAAGTGATGGGAGCAGCAGATCAGATGACTGACAAAGTACATTCCGGCACAGGTACGGCAACGGACGGCGTAGGCCGAGCCGGCTTGGCAGTAGGTGACGCTCCGCATAAGCTCGCGGACAAAGCCCAGGGTAACCCGATTGCTGCGGGACTCATTGCCTTCGGTGCAGGCCTGCTGGCAGCATCCCTTATTCCGGCCAGTGAGAAGGAACGCGTCGCTGCCGACAACATCAAGACTGCGGCGGAACCCCTGACCAACCAGGTGGCTGACGCGGCCAAGAACGTTGCTCAGGGTCTCAAGGAGCCTGCGCAGGAAGCCATGGACAACGTGCGGGCAACGGCCACTGAGGCTGCGCAAAACGTCCAGCAGGAGGGCCAGAGCGCTGCCGAAGACGTAAAGGGCAGGGCAACGGACGCGAAAGATAACGTTCGCGGCGCCTAA
- a CDS encoding GNAT family N-acetyltransferase: MDVTFMPLSDRDAEELVKFLTTNSFPYHLITAPSEELVRQLILDGRFDADGVRTYWVFGDNQRLGLVILERLESKCPTFDLRLVEEARGQGSGVPVLQALTGLVFSDRPGAHRFAGRTREDNIAMRKTFLRSGFLKEAHYREDWPLEDGRWIASVTYAVLRRDWELGTVTEFVWEDVDQP; encoded by the coding sequence ATGGATGTAACCTTCATGCCGCTCTCCGATAGGGACGCTGAGGAGCTGGTCAAGTTCCTGACCACCAACAGCTTTCCCTATCACCTCATTACGGCACCCTCCGAGGAGCTGGTCCGGCAGCTGATTCTGGACGGCCGGTTCGATGCCGACGGCGTCCGCACGTATTGGGTGTTTGGAGACAACCAGCGGCTCGGGCTGGTCATCCTTGAGCGTCTTGAAAGCAAGTGCCCCACCTTCGACCTTCGCCTGGTGGAGGAAGCTCGGGGTCAGGGCAGCGGCGTCCCGGTGCTTCAGGCCCTGACCGGTCTGGTCTTCAGCGACAGGCCCGGCGCGCACCGCTTTGCCGGGCGGACGAGGGAGGACAACATTGCCATGCGCAAGACTTTTCTCCGGTCCGGGTTCCTCAAGGAAGCCCATTACCGGGAGGACTGGCCGCTGGAGGACGGGCGGTGGATTGCCTCCGTCACCTATGCGGTGCTGCGCCGTGACTGGGAGCTGGGCACCGTGACGGAGTTCGTCTGGGAGGACGTCGACCAGCCCTGA
- a CDS encoding Gfo/Idh/MocA family protein has product MVATGNISAKVSEDIARLEDAVLHAVSSRGPDSAEEFADRFGFTRSYFDDDRGKGYHHLIEDPEVDVVYVGAPHAQHYEISRAALLAGKHVLCEKSLTINARETEDLMALASSRGLFLMEAVWTRFLPCINRIWEILASGELGEVRWVQADLGFPSPPDPASRLWNPEAGGGALLDLSVYPLTLAVGSLGFPDAVTAVGAVNGDGIDTQNALLLSYRSGATAQLSSSLVAACTRTGTIAGSKGWLRTGAPLHNPVELTIQPHLGERRVERFRQVGNGYTYELREVTRCIQSGLLESPTMSWEHSLATMRLFDEARRQMGVRYRNDVPARTV; this is encoded by the coding sequence GTGGTCGCCACAGGAAACATCTCAGCGAAGGTCAGTGAAGACATCGCACGGCTTGAAGATGCGGTGCTGCACGCCGTGAGTTCGCGCGGCCCGGATTCCGCAGAGGAGTTTGCCGACCGGTTCGGGTTCACCCGCTCCTACTTCGACGATGACCGGGGCAAGGGTTACCACCACCTGATCGAGGATCCCGAGGTGGACGTCGTTTACGTGGGTGCGCCGCACGCGCAGCACTATGAAATCTCCCGAGCCGCCCTGCTCGCCGGAAAACATGTACTCTGCGAAAAATCCCTGACCATCAATGCGCGCGAGACCGAAGACCTCATGGCGTTGGCCTCCTCCCGCGGGCTGTTCCTGATGGAAGCTGTCTGGACACGGTTCCTGCCGTGCATCAACCGCATCTGGGAGATCCTGGCCAGCGGCGAACTGGGGGAAGTGCGCTGGGTGCAGGCAGATTTGGGCTTCCCTTCGCCGCCTGACCCGGCCAGCCGGCTCTGGAACCCCGAGGCCGGCGGCGGAGCCTTGTTGGACCTGAGCGTGTATCCCCTCACCCTGGCGGTGGGATCACTGGGTTTTCCGGACGCCGTCACAGCTGTCGGCGCGGTGAACGGCGACGGCATCGACACTCAGAACGCCCTGCTCCTGAGCTATCGGTCAGGAGCGACGGCCCAGTTGAGCTCTTCGCTGGTGGCCGCGTGCACCCGTACGGGCACCATTGCGGGCAGTAAAGGCTGGCTGCGGACCGGCGCACCTCTGCACAACCCGGTGGAACTGACCATCCAACCCCATCTGGGCGAGCGGCGGGTGGAGAGATTCCGCCAGGTCGGCAACGGATACACCTATGAACTGCGGGAAGTCACCCGGTGCATACAGTCGGGCCTGCTCGAATCCCCAACCATGAGCTGGGAACATTCCCTGGCCACCATGCGGCTGTTTGATGAAGCCCGACGCCAAATGGGTGTCCGCTACCGCAATGACGTTCCTGCACGGACCGTGTAG
- a CDS encoding FAD-dependent oxidoreductase, which produces MTQDRDVDVAVIGAGQAGLSAAYYLARRGLVPESGFVVLDANEGPGGAWRHRWDSLTLGSAHGIHDLPRFPLGTPDPREPASSVVSRYYGAFEAEFGLRVQRPVQVRQVSRTAGNRLRIATNSGAWRARFVINATGTWDKPYWPAYPGQRDFLGSQLHTRDFRSAADFAGRRVLVVGGGTSAVQFLLQLHDAGAQTVWSTRRPPEFTCTPFDAEWGRGVERLVSGRTRAGLPPLSVVASTGLPLTPQYQKGIDDGVLISRGPLERLTPEGAEFEDGSTAAADVILWATGFRASLSHLAPLHLREPGGGIRMDGPRVVKLPTLFLVGYGESASTLGATRAGRAAALAALQGWSTSSQTNSVTVPSSQSRRSTA; this is translated from the coding sequence ATGACGCAGGACCGGGACGTCGACGTGGCAGTGATCGGTGCCGGGCAGGCAGGACTGAGCGCAGCGTATTACCTGGCGCGCCGGGGTCTGGTCCCGGAGTCCGGTTTCGTGGTGCTGGACGCCAATGAAGGGCCCGGCGGCGCATGGCGGCACCGCTGGGACTCGCTGACGCTCGGGTCCGCCCACGGCATCCATGACCTGCCGCGCTTTCCGCTGGGCACCCCCGATCCCCGGGAGCCGGCGTCGTCCGTAGTTAGCCGTTACTACGGCGCCTTTGAAGCCGAATTCGGGCTCCGCGTCCAACGCCCGGTGCAGGTGCGTCAAGTTTCCCGAACCGCCGGGAACCGGCTGCGGATCGCCACGAACAGCGGCGCGTGGAGGGCGCGGTTCGTCATCAATGCCACCGGAACCTGGGACAAACCCTATTGGCCCGCCTACCCGGGGCAGCGGGACTTCCTGGGCTCCCAGCTGCACACCCGCGACTTTCGCAGCGCAGCGGACTTTGCCGGCCGCCGCGTCCTGGTGGTGGGCGGCGGCACCTCCGCGGTGCAGTTCCTGCTCCAGCTGCACGACGCCGGGGCACAAACCGTGTGGTCCACGCGGCGGCCGCCCGAATTCACGTGCACCCCTTTCGACGCCGAGTGGGGACGCGGCGTCGAACGCCTTGTCAGTGGCCGCACCCGGGCCGGGCTTCCGCCGCTCAGTGTGGTGGCCTCCACCGGGTTGCCGCTAACACCCCAGTACCAGAAAGGGATCGACGACGGCGTCCTCATCTCGCGCGGGCCGCTGGAACGGCTGACGCCGGAGGGCGCGGAGTTTGAGGACGGCAGCACCGCGGCTGCCGATGTGATCCTTTGGGCCACCGGATTTCGGGCGTCCCTTAGCCATCTGGCGCCTCTGCATCTGCGGGAACCGGGCGGCGGCATCCGCATGGACGGTCCCCGGGTGGTGAAGCTCCCAACGCTGTTCCTGGTGGGTTACGGGGAATCCGCCTCCACGCTGGGTGCCACCCGAGCCGGGCGGGCAGCGGCGCTGGCCGCCCTTCAGGGCTGGTCGACGTCCTCCCAGACGAACTCCGTCACGGTGCCCAGCTCCCAGTCACGGCGCAGCACCGCATAG
- a CDS encoding phage holin family protein — MSTEIPEPAPTKAETTSLGDLLGEVTADMSTLMRQEVELAKVELKQSATKAGKGAGMYAGAAVAGYFVLLFLSIALWQALGDLIGLGWSALVVAVIWAIAAAILAMRGRSEMRKVKGMPQTSETLQEIPGTLKPNEDPR, encoded by the coding sequence ATGAGCACCGAAATCCCCGAACCGGCCCCCACGAAAGCCGAAACCACCTCCCTGGGTGACCTGCTGGGCGAAGTGACCGCTGACATGTCCACCCTTATGCGCCAGGAAGTTGAGCTGGCCAAGGTTGAACTGAAGCAGTCCGCCACCAAGGCAGGCAAGGGAGCGGGCATGTACGCCGGCGCCGCAGTTGCCGGATATTTTGTCCTCCTGTTTCTGTCGATTGCACTTTGGCAGGCGCTCGGCGACTTGATCGGCCTCGGCTGGTCGGCGCTCGTCGTTGCCGTGATTTGGGCAATCGCCGCTGCCATTCTGGCCATGCGCGGCCGGTCAGAAATGCGGAAGGTCAAGGGCATGCCCCAGACCTCGGAGACGCTGCAGGAAATTCCCGGAACCCTGAAACCGAATGAGGACCCACGATGA
- a CDS encoding bifunctional methylenetetrahydrofolate dehydrogenase/methenyltetrahydrofolate cyclohydrolase, producing MAARILDGRKAARDIKEELAERVQVLKEEHGITPGLGTVLVGDDPASHSYVGGKHKDCEQVGINSIRRDLPGDISQEDLEKVIDELNEDPATTGYIVQLPLPAHIDTNAILERIAPEKDADGLHPVNLGRLVLNVSEPMTSPLPCTPHGIVQLLVRNGISLTGKKVLVVGRGVTVGRPLGLLLTRRPINATVTLAHTGTLDLFEHLREADVVVAAAGFPEMIKAEDLKPGAIVLDVGVTRVTDPDTGKTTLTGDVEKAAADVASWISPNPGGVGPMTRAMLLSNVVEAAERAAGILA from the coding sequence GTGGCCGCACGGATCCTCGACGGGCGCAAAGCCGCCCGTGACATCAAGGAGGAGCTGGCCGAACGTGTGCAGGTGCTCAAGGAGGAACACGGCATCACCCCGGGGCTTGGAACTGTGCTGGTGGGCGACGACCCGGCCAGCCACTCCTATGTGGGCGGCAAGCACAAGGACTGCGAACAGGTGGGCATCAACTCCATCCGCCGCGACCTGCCCGGCGACATCAGTCAGGAGGACCTTGAAAAGGTCATCGACGAGCTGAACGAGGACCCGGCCACCACCGGCTACATTGTGCAGCTGCCGCTGCCGGCGCACATCGACACCAACGCCATCCTGGAACGGATCGCGCCCGAAAAGGACGCCGATGGACTGCATCCGGTGAACCTGGGCCGGCTGGTCCTGAACGTCAGCGAACCGATGACGTCACCGCTGCCCTGCACCCCGCACGGAATTGTGCAGCTGTTGGTGCGCAACGGGATTTCCCTGACCGGCAAGAAGGTCCTCGTCGTGGGCCGCGGCGTCACCGTGGGCCGCCCGCTGGGGCTGCTGCTCACCCGCCGCCCGATCAACGCCACGGTAACCCTGGCGCACACCGGAACCCTGGACCTGTTCGAGCACCTGCGCGAGGCCGATGTGGTGGTGGCCGCCGCCGGGTTCCCGGAAATGATCAAGGCCGAGGACTTGAAGCCCGGTGCCATTGTGCTGGACGTGGGAGTCACCCGGGTCACCGATCCGGACACCGGCAAGACCACCCTCACCGGCGATGTGGAGAAGGCGGCGGCCGATGTCGCGTCCTGGATTTCCCCGAACCCCGGGGGAGTGGGACCGATGACCCGGGCCATGCTGCTGTCCAACGTAGTGGAGGCAGCGGAGCGCGCAGCCGGCATTCTCGCCTAA
- a CDS encoding gamma carbonic anhydrase family protein: MAYLIPFRGKTPQADPSVFLAPTASLIGDVVMEPGSSAFYGVCVRGDSNSIRVGAGSNLQDNVVLHADPGFPTTVGQRVSIGHSAVVHGCTIEDDCLIGMSATVMNGAVVGAGSLVAAGAVVLEGTLIPPRSLVAGVPAKVRRELTDEEYDGVLRNAANYLETAAAHRDAVQSV, translated from the coding sequence ATGGCATACCTCATTCCGTTCCGGGGCAAGACCCCGCAGGCAGATCCTTCCGTTTTCCTCGCCCCCACGGCGTCACTCATAGGCGACGTTGTCATGGAGCCGGGGTCCAGCGCGTTTTACGGCGTGTGCGTCCGAGGGGATTCCAACTCCATCCGGGTAGGTGCCGGCAGCAATTTGCAGGACAACGTGGTGCTGCACGCTGATCCGGGCTTCCCCACCACGGTGGGACAGCGTGTCAGCATTGGGCACAGTGCCGTGGTCCACGGCTGCACCATCGAGGATGACTGCCTCATTGGCATGAGCGCCACTGTCATGAACGGTGCCGTAGTGGGAGCCGGGTCGCTGGTGGCGGCCGGTGCGGTGGTTCTGGAAGGGACACTCATTCCGCCCCGGTCCCTGGTGGCCGGCGTTCCGGCGAAGGTCCGCCGCGAGCTGACGGATGAGGAGTACGACGGCGTCCTTCGCAACGCGGCCAACTATCTGGAGACCGCCGCCGCACACCGCGACGCGGTGCAATCCGTCTGA
- a CDS encoding glutamate--cysteine ligase: MGAEVNSKTYSREQRTRYRQRLLENLDRFAGYLSTATFADTASIGLELELNLTNQDFSPALRNAAVLEEIADPAFQTEIGAFNIEMNHPALAIGGSGLRDLEDSLRLQLNRADTHAAEVKTEILMTGILPTLRPSLLDNKEWLSAGKRYAALNTSVLQARGEDVHIDLRGKESLSFYAKNIAPEAACTSVQLHLEVSPEDFAPAWNAAQIIAAPQVALAANSPIFMEHVLWHETRIELFKQAIDTRPPEMRNQGVRPRVWFGERWITSIFDLFEENVRYFPALLPELSRSSGGSTSAGAPLLPELRLHNGTVYRWNRPIYDPGEHTPNLRLENRILPAGPTVLDIVANAAFFYGMVQHLRTADRPLWTRLAFKSAADNFLACARDGLESTVYWPGIGEIPVAELIVRHLVPQAALGLQELGVDQQLIERYLDVIRERARTEQNGASWQISYLRRLEDEGLDRRAALAELTRKYWQNMNSNAPVHEWRLD; the protein is encoded by the coding sequence ATGGGCGCAGAAGTCAACAGCAAGACGTACAGCAGGGAACAGCGGACACGATACCGCCAGCGGCTCCTTGAAAACCTCGACAGGTTTGCGGGCTATCTTTCAACCGCAACGTTCGCCGATACAGCCAGCATTGGGCTGGAGCTGGAGCTGAACCTGACAAACCAGGACTTCTCCCCCGCTCTGCGCAATGCGGCTGTCTTGGAAGAAATTGCCGATCCCGCGTTCCAGACCGAAATCGGTGCCTTCAACATCGAGATGAACCACCCTGCCCTGGCCATTGGGGGTTCCGGGCTAAGGGATCTTGAGGACAGCCTGCGGCTCCAGCTCAACCGGGCCGACACCCATGCAGCTGAGGTAAAAACGGAAATCCTCATGACGGGGATCCTGCCGACGCTGCGTCCCAGCCTGTTGGACAACAAGGAATGGCTGAGCGCCGGCAAACGTTACGCCGCGCTGAACACTTCGGTGCTCCAGGCGCGCGGCGAGGACGTGCACATTGACCTGCGCGGCAAAGAATCCCTGTCCTTCTACGCCAAGAATATTGCCCCGGAAGCAGCCTGCACCTCGGTGCAGCTGCACTTGGAAGTGAGCCCGGAGGACTTTGCCCCGGCGTGGAACGCAGCGCAGATTATCGCGGCACCCCAGGTGGCGCTGGCAGCCAATTCGCCGATCTTCATGGAACATGTCCTGTGGCATGAGACCCGGATTGAGCTCTTCAAGCAGGCCATCGACACCCGGCCTCCGGAGATGCGGAACCAGGGGGTCCGGCCTCGGGTGTGGTTTGGAGAACGCTGGATCACCTCGATCTTTGACCTGTTCGAGGAGAACGTCCGATACTTTCCGGCGCTGCTGCCGGAGCTGTCCCGCAGCAGCGGAGGATCCACCAGCGCCGGAGCGCCGCTGCTTCCCGAGCTCCGCCTCCACAACGGAACTGTCTACCGGTGGAACCGGCCGATTTACGACCCCGGGGAACACACCCCCAACCTGCGCCTGGAGAACCGGATCCTCCCAGCGGGTCCCACAGTGCTGGACATCGTCGCCAACGCCGCGTTCTTTTACGGCATGGTCCAGCATCTGCGCACGGCTGACCGTCCCCTGTGGACCCGTCTCGCCTTCAAGAGCGCCGCCGACAACTTTTTGGCCTGTGCCCGTGACGGCTTGGAATCGACCGTGTATTGGCCCGGCATCGGCGAAATACCCGTCGCTGAGTTGATCGTCCGGCATCTGGTTCCGCAGGCGGCCCTGGGACTGCAGGAGCTCGGCGTGGACCAGCAGCTGATCGAGCGCTATCTGGATGTCATCCGCGAACGTGCCCGTACGGAGCAGAACGGGGCCTCCTGGCAGATCTCCTACCTGCGCCGCCTGGAGGACGAGGGCCTGGATCGCAGAGCTGCGCTGGCCGAACTGACCCGGAAATACTGGCAAAACATGAACTCCAATGCTCCGGTCCACGAATGGCGGCTGGACTGA